One Bacillus sp. FJAT-45350 genomic window carries:
- the murJ gene encoding murein biosynthesis integral membrane protein MurJ, with translation MKKVALILMVLTILSKVFGFLREITLAYIYGTSNISDAYLISTTIPRVIFGFVTVGIISAFIPMYSKIFEKNGEDEARNFTNNLINTLLIVVTIIVSISLLFTEAIVSVFASGFDIETFDMTVKFTRICLFALYFLVVISVFTGYLQSKNKFVIPALIGLPFNIVIIISLFISVKLNVLIALPIGFVIAISTQFLFMVYTIRKVGFKYKRTINFKDQHLKKMFFIALPVILGISVNQINVLIDRTLASQIAIGGISALNYASTLNEFVQGIFVLSIATVLYPLISAMAVKNDMIGLKNSLSGAMTGIFITVLPITFITMTFAVEVVTLLFGRGAFDINAISMTSYALFFYSIGMIGFGLREVLSRVFYSMQDTRTPMINASIGMALNIILNIFLSRYLGIGGLALATSIAAIFTSLLMLVSLRRKIGPFGIKRMTNSFIKILIASLIMSFVANKTFNFANDILSQSFSLLLAVVASVISYCVIIYFMKVDDVEIIVNALKKKITKVRGSI, from the coding sequence ATGAAAAAAGTTGCGCTAATACTAATGGTATTAACAATTCTATCAAAAGTATTCGGTTTTTTAAGAGAAATAACACTAGCGTATATATATGGTACATCAAATATTAGTGATGCATACTTAATTTCTACTACTATTCCTAGAGTTATATTCGGTTTTGTAACAGTGGGAATAATATCTGCGTTTATTCCAATGTATAGTAAAATCTTTGAGAAAAATGGTGAAGATGAAGCTCGTAATTTTACAAACAACCTTATTAATACACTATTAATTGTTGTTACTATTATAGTATCTATTTCACTGTTATTTACCGAAGCAATTGTTAGTGTATTTGCTTCAGGTTTTGATATAGAGACATTTGATATGACAGTTAAATTTACAAGAATTTGTTTATTTGCTCTATACTTTCTTGTTGTTATATCAGTATTTACAGGGTATTTACAAAGTAAAAATAAATTTGTTATTCCTGCTCTAATAGGATTACCATTTAACATTGTTATAATAATATCACTTTTTATAAGTGTTAAATTAAATGTTTTAATTGCTCTTCCTATAGGGTTTGTTATTGCTATTTCAACTCAATTTTTATTTATGGTATATACTATACGAAAAGTAGGTTTTAAATATAAAAGAACAATAAACTTTAAGGATCAACATCTTAAAAAAATGTTTTTTATAGCTCTACCAGTTATTTTAGGTATATCAGTAAATCAAATTAATGTTTTAATAGATAGAACGTTAGCTTCTCAAATAGCTATTGGTGGTATCTCTGCATTAAATTATGCAAGTACGCTTAATGAGTTTGTTCAGGGGATATTTGTATTATCTATAGCAACAGTATTATATCCTTTAATATCAGCAATGGCAGTAAAAAATGATATGATCGGATTAAAAAATTCTTTGTCGGGAGCAATGACTGGTATTTTTATTACGGTTTTACCAATTACATTTATTACAATGACATTTGCTGTTGAAGTAGTTACGTTGTTATTTGGAAGAGGTGCATTCGACATAAATGCCATATCTATGACATCTTATGCCCTATTTTTTTATTCAATTGGTATGATAGGTTTTGGTTTACGTGAAGTATTATCACGGGTGTTTTATTCAATGCAAGATACAAGAACACCTATGATTAATGCGTCAATAGGTATGGCCTTAAATATAATTTTAAATATTTTTCTCTCAAGATATCTAGGAATTGGAGGGTTAGCTTTAGCAACAAGTATTGCTGCAATTTTTACTTCTTTACTAATGTTAGTTAGTTTAAGAAGAAAAATAGGTCCTTTTGGTATTAAGCGAATGACTAATTCATTTATAAAAATTCTTATAGCTTCCCTTATTATGTCTTTTGTGGCTAATAAAACGTTTAATTTTGCAAATGATATTTTAAGTCAGAGTTTTTCTTTATTATTAGCTGTTGTAGCTTCTGTGATTTCGTATTGTGTAATTATTTATTTCATGAAGGTAGATGATGTAGAAATTATAGTAAATGCATTAAAAAAGAAAATTACAAAAGTAAGGGGCTCTATATAA